A portion of the Candidatus Binataceae bacterium genome contains these proteins:
- the groL gene encoding chaperonin GroEL (60 kDa chaperone family; promotes refolding of misfolded polypeptides especially under stressful conditions; forms two stacked rings of heptamers to form a barrel-shaped 14mer; ends can be capped by GroES; misfolded proteins enter the barrel where they are refolded when GroES binds), whose protein sequence is MPAKVVRFSQEAREKILRGVNILADAVTVTLGPKGRNVVLEKSFGAPTVTKDGVTVAKEIELEDKFENMGAQMVKEVASKTSDVAGDGTTTATVLARSIYTEGMKMVAAGHDPMSLKRGIDRAVEAVVGELKSLSKPTKDRREIAQVGTISANNDSTIGDIIAEAMEKVGKEGVITVEEAKGLETTLEVVEGMQFDRGYLSPYFVTDPERMEVRLDDAYILIHEKKISSMKDLLPILEAIAKTGKPFLLIAEEVEGEALATLVVNKIRGTLSCVAVKAPGFGDRRKAMLEDIAILSGGRVIAEELGIKLESVTLQDLGRAKRIVVDKDNTTIIDGAGKKADIEGRIKQIRAQIEETTSDYDREKLQERLAKLVGGVAVIRVGAATEVEMKEKKARVEDALHATRAAVEEGVVPGGGVALIRALSALESLRASDDEKIGVNIIRKALEDPARWIATNAGWEGSVVVDKIKNNKGPFGFNAATEEFEDLMKAGIIDPTKVVRSALQNAASVASLLLTTECMVAEKPEEKPAAPPMPPGGMM, encoded by the coding sequence ATGCCAGCCAAAGTAGTGCGCTTTTCGCAGGAGGCGCGCGAGAAGATCCTGCGCGGCGTCAACATTCTGGCCGATGCGGTCACGGTGACGCTGGGCCCCAAGGGGCGCAACGTCGTGCTCGAGAAAAGCTTCGGCGCTCCCACTGTGACCAAGGACGGCGTCACGGTCGCCAAGGAGATCGAGCTCGAGGACAAGTTCGAAAACATGGGTGCGCAGATGGTCAAGGAGGTCGCCTCCAAGACCTCTGACGTCGCCGGCGACGGTACCACCACCGCCACCGTGCTCGCCCGCTCGATTTATACTGAGGGCATGAAGATGGTGGCCGCCGGGCACGACCCGATGTCGCTCAAGCGCGGCATCGATCGCGCCGTCGAAGCGGTGGTCGGCGAGCTCAAGAGCCTTTCCAAGCCGACCAAGGACCGCCGCGAAATCGCCCAGGTCGGCACCATCTCCGCCAACAACGACTCCACCATCGGCGACATTATCGCCGAGGCGATGGAGAAGGTCGGCAAGGAAGGCGTGATCACGGTCGAGGAGGCCAAGGGCCTGGAGACCACGCTCGAGGTGGTCGAAGGGATGCAGTTCGACCGCGGCTACCTTTCGCCCTATTTCGTGACCGATCCGGAACGGATGGAGGTGCGGCTCGATGACGCCTACATCCTGATCCACGAGAAGAAGATCTCCTCGATGAAGGATCTGCTGCCGATCCTCGAAGCGATCGCCAAGACCGGCAAGCCCTTCCTGCTGATCGCCGAAGAGGTCGAGGGTGAGGCGCTCGCGACCCTGGTGGTCAATAAGATCCGCGGCACGCTGAGCTGCGTGGCGGTCAAGGCGCCGGGATTCGGCGATCGCCGCAAGGCGATGCTCGAGGACATCGCGATCCTCAGCGGTGGGCGCGTGATCGCCGAGGAACTCGGCATCAAGCTGGAGAGCGTGACGCTCCAGGACCTCGGCCGCGCCAAGCGGATCGTGGTGGACAAGGACAACACGACGATCATCGACGGCGCCGGCAAGAAGGCCGACATCGAGGGCCGCATCAAACAGATCCGCGCGCAGATCGAGGAGACCACCTCGGACTACGACCGCGAGAAGCTCCAGGAGCGGCTGGCCAAGCTGGTCGGCGGCGTGGCCGTCATTCGGGTCGGCGCGGCCACCGAGGTCGAGATGAAGGAGAAGAAGGCGCGCGTCGAAGACGCCCTGCATGCGACCCGCGCCGCGGTCGAGGAAGGCGTGGTACCGGGCGGCGGCGTGGCGCTCATCCGCGCGCTCTCGGCGCTGGAGAGCCTGCGCGCCAGCGACGACGAGAAAATCGGCGTCAACATTATCCGCAAGGCGCTCGAGGATCCCGCGCGCTGGATCGCGACCAATGCCGGATGGGAAGGCTCGGTCGTGGTTGACAAGATCAAGAACAACAAGGGGCCGTTCGGCTTCAACGCGGCCACCGAAGAGTTCGAGGACCTGATGAAGGCCGGGATCATCGACCCCACCAAGGTCGTGCGCAGCGCGTTGCAGAACGCGGCCTCGGTGGCGAGCCTGCTGCTGACCACCGAGTGCATGGTGGCCGAGAAGCCCGAAGAGAAGCCGGCGGCGCCGCCGATGCCTCCGGGCGGGATGATGTAA
- a CDS encoding acyl-CoA dehydrogenase family protein: MDFEFSNGQREIRDAVASLCARFGDEYWRQCDERGAYPEEFVRALAEAGWLAALIPQQYGGAGLSLLEGSIILEEINHSGGNAAACHAQMYTMAALLKHGSEEHKRRYLPRIASGELRLQAFGVTEPDAGSETPRIKTFARRSGDRYVINGGKIFTSRYQHSDMLLLLTRTTPFDEVKKKTDGMSLFLVDLREHGEAIRAVPIPTMINHGTNQLFIDNLIVPREALVGEEGKGFYYLLSSLNAERILVASESIGDGRWFVEHAVRYANERRVFDRAIGMNQGVQFPIARAHMAVEAASLMRLKAAALFDAGRPCGGEANMAKYLATEAAWEAGEAAMSTLGGYGFTKEYHVERKWREARLYRTAPISNNLVLSYVAEHLLGLPRSY; encoded by the coding sequence ATGGATTTCGAATTTTCAAACGGCCAAAGAGAAATTCGCGACGCGGTCGCAAGCCTGTGCGCCCGCTTCGGCGACGAGTACTGGCGTCAGTGCGATGAGCGCGGCGCCTACCCCGAGGAGTTCGTAAGGGCGCTGGCCGAGGCCGGATGGCTCGCCGCGCTTATCCCGCAGCAATATGGGGGCGCCGGGCTGTCGTTGCTCGAAGGCTCGATAATCCTCGAAGAGATAAACCATTCCGGCGGCAACGCCGCCGCCTGCCATGCCCAGATGTACACGATGGCCGCCCTGCTCAAGCACGGCAGCGAGGAGCACAAGCGCCGCTATCTTCCGCGGATCGCCTCGGGCGAGCTGCGGCTGCAGGCCTTCGGCGTGACTGAGCCCGACGCCGGCTCCGAGACGCCCAGGATCAAGACCTTCGCCCGGCGCTCGGGCGACCGCTACGTTATCAACGGCGGCAAGATCTTCACCTCGCGCTACCAGCACTCCGACATGTTGCTGCTGCTCACGCGCACCACCCCATTTGACGAGGTGAAGAAGAAGACCGACGGGATGAGCCTGTTCCTGGTGGACCTGCGCGAGCACGGCGAGGCGATCCGCGCGGTCCCGATCCCGACCATGATCAACCACGGCACCAACCAGCTCTTCATCGACAACCTCATCGTGCCGCGCGAAGCGCTGGTGGGCGAGGAAGGCAAGGGCTTCTACTATCTGCTGAGCTCGCTTAACGCCGAGCGGATCCTGGTCGCGAGCGAATCGATCGGCGACGGCCGCTGGTTCGTCGAGCATGCCGTGCGCTACGCCAACGAGCGGCGCGTTTTCGATCGCGCGATCGGGATGAACCAGGGCGTGCAATTCCCTATCGCCAGGGCGCATATGGCGGTCGAGGCGGCCTCGCTGATGCGGCTCAAGGCGGCGGCGCTGTTCGACGCCGGCCGGCCATGCGGTGGCGAAGCCAACATGGCAAAGTACCTGGCGACCGAAGCCGCATGGGAAGCCGGCGAGGCGGCGATGAGCACGCTGGGCGGCTACGGCTTCACCAAGGAGTATCACGTCGAGCGCAAGTGGCGGGAGGCGCGGCTTTACCGAACCGCGCCGATTTCCAACAATCTCGTCCTGAGCTACGTTGCCGAGCACCTCCTCGGATTGCCCCGGTCATATTGA
- the groES gene encoding co-chaperone GroES, translating to MKIRPLGDRILVKRIKEEEKTKGGIIIPDTAKEKPQEGKVVAVGKGKVTEEGKLIAPDVKVGDKILFGKYSGSEVKLDGEEHLILREDDILGVLE from the coding sequence ATGAAAATCAGACCGTTGGGCGATCGGATTCTGGTCAAGCGTATCAAGGAGGAAGAGAAGACCAAGGGCGGGATCATCATCCCGGATACCGCCAAGGAGAAGCCCCAGGAGGGCAAGGTGGTCGCCGTCGGCAAGGGCAAGGTGACCGAGGAGGGCAAACTCATCGCACCCGACGTCAAGGTCGGCGACAAGATCCTCTTCGGCAAGTACTCCGGCAGCGAGGTCAAGCTCGATGGCGAGGAGCACCTCATCCTTCGCGAGGACGATATCCTGGGCGTGCTCGAGTAG
- a CDS encoding UvrD-helicase domain-containing protein, whose amino-acid sequence MARVELTGEQRAAIYAAGGVLVRAGAGSGKTEVLARRFVALVAGDIEGRAPLVPQQIAAITFTEKATADMRGRIAEVLDERIAQEPAEERRRMLARARRALGLARISTIHAFCAHLLREHPLEAGVDPGFDVLDEYQSATFLQRVCRELLADAVRRRDRGAIRLAGARGLHGTKHRAGAIDLLLRLTGDAARMGKQPSWIIERAAATAQELRSRALRLVELRAELVAQVEKLLRIKGIDGTARKKLDQARGEWPRLRAEIAALSADSDPPQLDVLVELHGSIPDARNTTLRDGVREIRRIIQEIDEAYGACRAATAIKEIAGFVAEAGDRLVARKRGERVVTFDDLLTLARRLLERHPEVATHYRRTIAALLVDEYQDTDPVQDAVVRLLTEGGAPAPELFIVGDEKQSIYRFRGADVTVFNRPRALVAPAELPLRENRRSLPEIVEFVNAVGASVMAPRADGKPPYRVEWRDAHRLIAVRPALGAAAVELIVKPGGGNGAGSREGRRVEADAIARRCAQMVAEKVEVFDRSTEKWRPVRFSDIAVLMRSFTDVAVYEAGFARARVPYYTVKGRGFFECKEVRDLAALLGAIDDPRSSVELAAALRSPLFGISDQCLLEMALHLEEQRAADGPRRPFWKLFDEPHEDFAWLGDRRDVEAARRARNVLAELRAMRERERLSVIVERALELTRFEAVMLGLENGRRRAANARKLAELARDFESHRFFGFADFARHLRRLVDEQPLEPQAPTAAESEDVVRLMTIHQAKGLEFPVVILADLGRRPRSNSENVVMSPEYGLLACDTVGAGDEALPNPLLAQWREVSKDQEQAEAARILYVAITRARDRLILSEGPRGADWQTQIRAVVGEAAIADFEGGQEAERVVETPAGKVTLRRADVLAKAPVAGVEQAAPRVSIEELAASARARLGFAAPAARELVTSPSALEDFERCPRQYFLRHELALPEGDLAGATGDGGNASALGTIAHAVLEQFPARVTSREREAEIARLVDLHSAGSGVGAGERRALVRDLSRYVASAEFVQRAGAPGARREAPFFLRLEDGGFTLFVRGRIDLLADDGARIVVGDYKYARAGEHDYRVQMECYALAAREAYPERKVEAEIIYLRERAERRMLELEPAAAMREHLLALGRRMAAAAAAGVPAAYPMGPAAPAACHALGCGYVARCWRLERARHAARA is encoded by the coding sequence ATGGCCCGGGTCGAGCTAACCGGCGAGCAGCGCGCAGCGATCTACGCCGCGGGCGGCGTGCTGGTGCGCGCCGGCGCCGGCTCGGGCAAGACCGAGGTGCTCGCCCGGCGCTTTGTCGCGCTGGTGGCCGGCGATATCGAGGGGCGCGCGCCGCTTGTGCCCCAGCAGATAGCGGCGATCACGTTCACCGAAAAGGCGACCGCTGACATGCGTGGGCGGATTGCCGAGGTGCTCGACGAGCGAATCGCGCAGGAGCCGGCCGAAGAACGCCGCCGGATGCTCGCGCGCGCGCGCCGCGCGCTCGGCCTCGCCCGCATCTCCACGATTCACGCCTTCTGCGCGCACCTGCTCCGCGAGCACCCGCTGGAGGCCGGTGTCGATCCCGGCTTCGACGTGCTCGACGAATACCAGAGCGCCACTTTTCTGCAACGGGTGTGCCGCGAGCTGCTTGCCGACGCGGTGCGCCGCCGTGACCGCGGCGCAATACGCCTGGCGGGCGCGCGCGGCCTGCACGGCACCAAGCATCGCGCGGGCGCGATCGATCTGCTGCTGCGTCTGACGGGCGACGCAGCGCGGATGGGCAAGCAGCCGTCATGGATAATCGAGAGAGCCGCCGCGACCGCACAGGAGCTGCGCTCGCGGGCGCTGCGGCTGGTCGAGCTGCGCGCCGAGCTGGTGGCCCAGGTCGAGAAGCTGCTCCGCATCAAGGGAATCGACGGCACCGCACGGAAAAAGCTGGACCAGGCGCGCGGCGAGTGGCCGCGCCTGCGAGCCGAGATCGCAGCGCTGAGCGCCGATTCGGACCCTCCGCAGCTCGACGTGCTCGTCGAACTCCACGGCAGCATCCCCGACGCGCGCAACACAACGCTGAGGGACGGCGTCCGCGAGATTCGCCGGATAATCCAGGAAATAGACGAGGCTTACGGCGCGTGCCGGGCAGCGACGGCGATCAAGGAGATCGCGGGCTTTGTCGCGGAGGCGGGGGACAGGCTCGTTGCACGCAAACGCGGCGAGCGCGTCGTGACCTTCGACGACCTCCTGACGCTCGCCCGCCGCCTTCTCGAAAGGCATCCCGAGGTCGCCACGCACTACCGGCGCACGATCGCCGCGCTGCTGGTGGACGAGTACCAGGATACCGACCCGGTACAGGACGCCGTCGTGCGCCTGCTCACCGAGGGCGGCGCGCCCGCGCCCGAACTGTTCATCGTCGGCGACGAGAAACAATCGATCTATCGCTTTCGCGGCGCCGATGTGACGGTCTTCAATCGCCCGCGCGCGCTCGTTGCGCCCGCCGAGCTGCCGCTGCGCGAGAACCGCCGCTCGCTGCCGGAGATCGTCGAATTCGTCAACGCGGTCGGCGCGAGCGTGATGGCGCCCAGAGCCGACGGTAAACCGCCGTATCGTGTCGAATGGCGCGACGCGCATCGTCTGATCGCGGTGCGCCCGGCGCTCGGCGCTGCCGCCGTCGAGCTTATCGTCAAGCCGGGCGGGGGCAACGGCGCCGGCTCTCGCGAGGGGCGCCGCGTCGAAGCCGACGCGATCGCGCGCCGCTGCGCGCAGATGGTGGCGGAGAAGGTAGAGGTTTTCGACCGGTCGACCGAAAAATGGAGACCGGTGCGCTTCTCCGATATCGCCGTGCTGATGCGCTCGTTCACCGACGTCGCCGTATACGAGGCCGGTTTCGCGCGCGCACGCGTTCCCTACTACACGGTCAAGGGGCGCGGCTTCTTCGAATGCAAGGAGGTGCGCGACCTCGCCGCGCTGCTCGGTGCGATCGACGACCCGCGCAGCTCGGTCGAGCTTGCCGCCGCGCTGCGCTCGCCGCTGTTCGGCATCTCCGACCAGTGCCTGCTCGAGATGGCGCTCCATCTGGAGGAGCAGCGCGCGGCGGACGGACCGCGACGTCCGTTCTGGAAGCTATTCGACGAGCCGCACGAGGACTTCGCATGGCTCGGCGATCGCCGCGACGTCGAGGCGGCGCGCCGGGCGCGCAACGTGCTCGCCGAATTGCGTGCGATGCGCGAGCGGGAGCGGCTCAGCGTGATCGTCGAGCGCGCGCTCGAACTGACGCGCTTCGAGGCCGTGATGCTGGGGCTCGAAAACGGCCGCCGGCGCGCCGCCAACGCGCGCAAGCTGGCCGAGCTCGCGCGCGACTTCGAATCCCATCGCTTCTTCGGCTTCGCCGACTTCGCACGCCATCTGCGCCGCCTGGTCGACGAGCAGCCGCTCGAACCGCAGGCGCCGACCGCCGCCGAAAGCGAGGACGTCGTGCGCCTGATGACGATCCATCAGGCCAAGGGCCTCGAGTTCCCGGTGGTGATCCTCGCCGACCTCGGCCGCAGGCCGCGATCCAATAGCGAAAACGTGGTGATGTCGCCGGAATACGGCCTGCTCGCATGCGACACCGTGGGCGCAGGCGACGAGGCGCTCCCCAACCCGTTGCTCGCGCAGTGGCGCGAGGTGTCCAAAGACCAGGAGCAGGCGGAGGCCGCACGAATTCTGTACGTTGCGATAACCCGCGCCCGCGACCGGCTGATCCTGAGCGAAGGGCCCCGGGGCGCCGACTGGCAAACGCAGATCCGCGCCGTGGTCGGCGAGGCGGCGATCGCCGACTTTGAGGGCGGGCAGGAAGCGGAGCGTGTGGTCGAAACACCCGCGGGCAAAGTGACGTTGCGGCGGGCGGACGTGCTGGCGAAAGCGCCGGTTGCCGGGGTTGAGCAGGCGGCGCCTCGGGTGTCGATCGAAGAGCTCGCCGCCTCGGCGCGCGCGCGCCTGGGATTCGCCGCGCCGGCCGCGCGTGAGCTGGTGACCAGCCCGAGCGCGCTGGAGGATTTCGAACGCTGTCCCCGCCAGTATTTCCTGCGCCACGAGCTGGCGCTGCCGGAGGGGGACCTGGCCGGCGCGACGGGCGATGGCGGCAACGCGAGTGCGCTTGGCACGATCGCGCACGCCGTCCTGGAGCAATTCCCGGCGCGGGTTACGTCGCGCGAGCGCGAAGCAGAGATTGCACGCCTCGTCGATCTCCACTCGGCCGGCAGCGGGGTAGGAGCGGGCGAGCGGCGCGCTTTGGTGCGCGACCTGTCTCGCTACGTAGCGAGCGCCGAATTCGTGCAGCGCGCCGGCGCGCCAGGAGCGCGGCGCGAGGCGCCCTTTTTCCTGCGGCTCGAAGATGGCGGCTTCACGCTGTTTGTGCGCGGCCGGATCGACTTGCTCGCCGACGACGGCGCGCGAATCGTGGTCGGCGACTACAAATACGCGCGCGCGGGCGAGCATGACTATCGCGTACAGATGGAGTGCTACGCGCTGGCCGCACGGGAGGCGTACCCGGAGCGGAAAGTGGAGGCCGAGATAATCTACCTGCGTGAGCGGGCTGAGCGGCGGATGCTGGAGCTCGAGCCCGCGGCGGCGATGCGCGAGCATCTGCTCGCGCTCGGCCGCCGGATGGCCGCGGCGGCAGCGGCCGGCGTGCCGGCCGCCTATCCGATGGGTCCGGCGGCGCCGGCCGCCTGCCATGCGCTGGGCTGCGGGTACGTCGCGCGCTGCTGGCGCCTGGAGCGCGCGCGGCACGCGGCGCGGGCGTAG
- a CDS encoding DUF1499 domain-containing protein, giving the protein MDAEVNQILAHPQRAVEIAILAIVAAVFAAVFMRRALRIFCGIAIFALSFAVIIGGVAILMNDVSLSGPPGPLMRLHRFLTADWAATSDRGDGAAPCEDVSRLLARAPEAEPRREARRVRHAAEHSAAEPRPGPSAVPGAGAAANAGANNEYPELIRRSYPGIPPERLFQVAASTVAGLPGWQVVRSDPKTFTLDAVYSTRVFGFIDDVRIVVTPRDEIDVCARSRVGEPGDHLPLGFFRGDFGANIGHVKEVYAAMGPATDEAYRQVELERAAKAHGVRVRP; this is encoded by the coding sequence ATGGATGCGGAAGTAAACCAGATCCTGGCTCATCCTCAGCGCGCGGTAGAAATCGCTATCCTTGCCATCGTGGCCGCCGTTTTCGCCGCGGTATTCATGCGGCGCGCGCTGCGCATTTTCTGCGGTATCGCGATCTTCGCGCTGTCGTTCGCCGTCATCATCGGCGGCGTCGCGATCCTGATGAACGACGTTTCGCTCTCCGGGCCGCCGGGCCCCCTGATGCGTCTGCACCGGTTTCTCACCGCCGATTGGGCGGCGACCAGCGATCGCGGAGATGGCGCCGCGCCCTGCGAAGACGTAAGCCGATTGCTGGCGCGCGCGCCTGAGGCTGAGCCGCGACGCGAGGCGCGCCGCGTCAGACACGCCGCCGAGCACAGTGCGGCCGAGCCAAGGCCGGGACCGTCGGCGGTTCCGGGTGCCGGTGCCGCGGCCAACGCGGGTGCAAATAACGAATATCCCGAACTGATCCGGCGCTCGTACCCGGGGATCCCGCCCGAGCGCCTGTTCCAGGTCGCGGCCTCCACCGTCGCCGGACTTCCCGGATGGCAGGTAGTCAGGAGCGACCCCAAGACCTTTACGCTCGACGCGGTTTACAGCACGCGTGTGTTCGGCTTCATCGACGACGTGCGGATCGTGGTGACGCCGCGCGACGAGATTGACGTCTGTGCGCGCTCGCGGGTGGGTGAGCCCGGCGACCATTTGCCGCTGGGGTTCTTCCGCGGCGACTTCGGCGCCAACATCGGCCATGTCAAGGAGGTCTACGCCGCGATGGGGCCGGCGACGGACGAGGCCTACCGCCAGGTGGAGCTCGAACGCGCGGCCAAAGCGCATGGCGTCCGTGTTCGCCCCTGA